In the Flavobacteriales bacterium genome, TGGACATGCTGAACAACCTCACCAGCGAGCATGTCGTGCTGGAGATGAGCGCGCCCAACCGGGCCGGCATCATCCTGCCCAGCGAGCCGGGCGAAGTGGGCGAGGACGTCCTGATGCTGGTGATGCCGGTGATGCTGAACAACTGATCGCATGCGGACCTTGGTGTCGCTGGCCGTGGCCCTGACCCTGATGGCCGGTACCTGCAACGAAGGCAAGGACGGCGGGGGAACACCGGGCAACGCCCTGGCCCGGCTCGTCGGTTCCAAGTGGGTGCTTCAAACGCTGAACGGCGCACCCATCGACCAAAGCCTGGGCGAGCGGACACCGTATCTGCAACTGGCCGAGGGCGACAAGGTCTCCGGCATGGGCGGATGCAACCAGCTCTTCGGTTCGTTCACCGTGGATGGCACGGCGTTGAAGTTCGGCGAGCTGGGTGCCACCAAGATGTACTGCCAGGACACCATGGAGCTGGAGGGTAAGTTCACTTCAGCGCTGCGCGCCACCGGCGGCTACAGCCTGGACGGCGATGTGCTGCGCCTGATGCAGGGCGACCGCGAGCTCGCCGTGCTGCGGGCTCAGTAGGGGCCCTCGATCGGCCAGGTGCTGTCGGTGCTGCGGTCGTCCAGTTCGGTGCGCCGTCCCAGTTCACGTTTCCACCGCAATTCCTCATCATCCACCTCATCGCCGGGGTCGGCCTCGTACACGATGCGGATGCGTGACGCCACCGGGGTGTGGGCCGGTGTGGTGACCGGTCCTTCCTCCCCGTCCGGTTCATCGAGGGACTCCGCGGTGCGATCGGGCAGAAAGGCCGGAGGCACCTTGCGGTAGACGATGGCCATGGCCAGTCCGGCCAGCCCGCCCCACAGGTGGCTTTCCCAGCTCATGCGCGGCGCGATGGGGAAGACGCCCCAGATGAGCCCGCCGTAGAGGAACACCACGAGCAGGGCGATGGCCATGAGGGCGCGCTGACGGCGCAGCAAGCCGCTGGCGAAGAGGAAGGCGGCCAGGCCGTACACCACGCCGCTGGCGCCGATGTGCCGGTCGGCGCGGGCGCTGATCCACACCCAGAGACCGGTGAGGAGCCAGATGCCCAGGGTGACCCGTCCGGCCGCCCTCGGATAGAAATAGACCAGGCACCAGCCCAGCACGAAGAGCGGGACGGAGTTGTTGAAGAGGTGCTCCAGATCGCCGTGGATGAACGGCGCGAGCACGATGCCGGACAGGCCTTCGGCATGCCGCGGCCACAGCCCGAAGCGCGCCAGGTCCAACCCGTAGGCACCGGCCAGCAGGTGCACCACCCAGAGCATCAATACGGCCAGCGCAGGCAGGATGGCCGCCGTGAGGATGCGGCGGCGCTGCGGATCGTGGGCGGCTTGGTCCGGTGCTTGCATGGGGATGAAGGTCGCCACCGGACAACGAACCGGCCGCTCCATTTACTTTGATGCCGCATGAGCAAGATCCGTGACAAGGTCCGCACACCTGCCATCCTGGCGGTGGTGCTGTTGCCCCTCCTCGCCGCCTTCACCACCGGACCAGGAGCGGAGCAGAAAGGCCTCAAGCCACCCAGCGAGCTGGCCTTGCTGATGCGCGAGATGACGGCCTTCACGGACAGCACCCGGCACCGGTTGGAGCGCGGGGACGACCTGCTCCCCTACCCGACCGGCTTTGCGACCATGCACACCGCCACGCCCACGGACGGCAAGCTGGACATCGACCGGGCCTCGTTCGATGCGTTCGCGGACCACTACCTCGCGCAGTTGAAGGCGCTGTACGATGCTCCGGCCGCCGATCGCATGAGCACCTTCAACGCCACCGTGCAGGCCTGCGCCAACTGCCACACGGTGGCCTGTCCCGGTCCGCTGGTGCGCATCAAGAAGCTGTACGTTCCACTGGTGCCGGACCTGGCGAAGTGAACCTTTGGGCGGCACGGACGTCCAAGGCTCATGCACCACGCGATCCTCTCCGCCGGCCTCGTCCTGCTCGGTGCCGGTCCGCTCACCGGTCAGTCCCTCTACTTCCCTCCCATCGGTCCCGGTGCGTGGGACACGCTGAGCCCTTCGGCCCTGGGTTGGTGCCCCGACCGCATTGACAACCTGATCGACTTCGTGGGATCGCGGAACACCAAAGCCTTCCTGATCCTGAAGGACGGGAAGATCGTGCTGGAGCACTATTACGGCACCTTCACCCAGGACAGCCTGTGGTACTGGGCCAGTGCGGGGAAGACGCTGACAGCGATGCTCACCGGCATTGCGCAGGAGGAAGGGTTCGTGGACCTCAACCAGCCCAGCAGCACCTACCTGGGCACGGGGTGGACGAACTGCAGCCCACCGCAGGAGGCGCAGATCACCGTGTGGAACCAACTGACGATGACCAGTGGCCTGGACGATGGCGTGCCCGATGACGACTGCACGGACCCGGCCTGCCTGCAGTATCTGGCCGATGCGGGCACCCGTTGGGCCTACCACAATGCGCCATACACCCTGCTGGACGATGTGATCGCGAACGCGACCGGAACCAGTTTCAGCAACTACTTCAACACCCGCATCCGGAACAGGATCGGGATGGACGGCCTGTGGCTGCCCCTGGGCTATAACAACGTGTACTTCAGCCGGGCGCGCAGCATGGCGCGGTTCGGTCTGCTGGCCTTGAACCGCGGGGTATGGGCGAACGACACCATCCTGCATGACACGGCCTATTTCAACGCGATGACGACCCCTTCCCAGGGACTGAATGAGAGCTACGGCTACCTGTGGTGGTTGAACGGACAGCCTTCGTTCATGCTACCCGGCCTGCAATTCGTGTTCCCGGGCCCGGCCATGCCGGACGCGCCGGCGGACATGATCTGTGGGTTGGGCAAGAACGATCAGCTGCTGAACGTGGTGCCGAGCCGCAACATGGTGGTGGTGCGCATGGGCAACGAAGCGTACGGCTCCCTGTCCGTGGCCACCATCTTCAACAATGAGATCTGGCAGTTGATCGAGCAACTTCCCTGCGCCACCGCCGTGGTTGAGCAGGGGCCTGGGGATGGATGGGGCCTTCACCCCAACCCGGCCACCGACCTGCTGCGGGTGGCGCTGCCTTCCGGAATGGTGCGCGAAGACCTGGAGCTGCTGGATGAGCTGGGCCGTTCCATCCCTGTGCGTTGGGCGGGCGAAGACCTCGATATATCGGATCTGGCCACCGGCACATACGTGGTGCGGATCCGGGGCGAACGTCCGCTGGTGCGTCGTTTCCTCAAGCACTAGCGCAGCGCCTCCACCGGAACGAGCTTGCCACCGGGGGTACGATGTGCACCAGGAAGGAAGGCCCCGATGCGGACCCGGTTGGTGTGCAGGAACTGCGTGATGTCGAACCAGGGGCGGTCGCCGATCGCGCGCAGCACCAGTTCGGCCGTGGCCTCGGCGTCGTTGCCTGCGCGGTGGTGCCGCAGGGGGATCCCATGGTGGGCGCACATGGCCGAGAGCCCGTAGGAGCGATGGCCCGGCCAGACCTTGCGGGCCATGCTGACGCTGCAGAAGTACTCGAAGGGGGTGAAGGCGATGCCATGAGCGCCAAGGGTGCTACGCAACACGTTCATGTCGAAGGCGGCGTTGTGGGCCACCACCATGCGGTCGCGCAGGAGGTCGTCCACTTCGGGCCAGATGGCGGGCCAGGTGGGCGCATCGGCGACATGCTCGGGGCGGATGCCGTGCACGGCGATGTTGTGCGGGCTGAAGAAGGGCCACTGGGGCGGCTTGATGAGCCAGTTGCGCACGTCGCGCACCACGCCGCCGCGCACCACGGCGATGCCCAGTTCGCAAGGGCTGTCGGGCCGTGCAGTGGCGGTCTCGAAGTCGAGGGCGAGGAAGTCCATGCGAGCGATGACAAGGTAGCACGGGGCGTGCCTTCCAGCACTGTGCCCCGGGGCGCACCGCTCCCGGTGGCTGGAAATTCGCCACGTCGTGGCGAATTTCCAGCCACCTGATGGCCAATATCCGCATGACCTCGGCTATCTTCGCGGCATGGACCGGTCCAGGAACCTGAGGCATGCCGTGGATATCGCGCTGAGGGACACCCCGGTGGTACTGGTGCACGGCGCGCGGCAGACCGGCAAGACCACGCTGGTCAAGGCCATCGCACGGGAACGGGCAGCCCGGTACGTGACGCTGGATGACCACCCGACGTTGGAGGCCGCCCTGAACGACCCGCCCGCCTTCATCCAGGGGCTGGGCAGGCTGGCGGTGATCGACGAGGTGCAGAACGCGCCGAACATCTTCCGGGCCATCAAGGCCGCAGTGGACCGGGACCGGAAGCCGGGGCGGTTCCTGCTCACCGGCAGCGCCAACGTGCTGGTGCTGCCCAGGCTGGGCGACTCCCTGGCCGGACGGATGGAGATCCTTCCCCTTCACCCCTTCGCGCAGGACGAACTGGCGGGCCGGAAGAGCACCTTCATCGACCAGGTCTTCGCGGCCAGGCCGAAGATGACGGCCCCCACGGTCCTGGAGCGCAAGCAGATCGCCGCACGGGTGATCGCCGGGGGGTACCCGGAGGTGATGACCCGGAAGGACCCGGCCCGGCGGGATGCCTGGTACGGCGCCTACATCACCAGCATCCTTCAGCGGGATGTGAGGGACATCAGCAACATCACCGGGCTCGCCGACCTGCCCCGGCTGCTGCAGGCATTGGCCGCGCGGAGCAGTGGTCTGCTGAACCTGGCGGACCTGTCACGGACATTGGACATCCCCCACAGCACCATGCGGCGATACATGGCCCTGCTGGAGGCCACCTTCCTGAGCACACCCTTGGAGGCCTGGCACGCGCACCGGGGCAGGCGGCTGGTGAAGGCCCCCAAGCTGCACCTGGCCGACAGCGGCTTCGCGGCGCACCTTGCGGGCATCCACAAGCCGGCGGACATCCTTCACAGCCCGTCCTTCGGGCCCTTGCTGGAGACCTTCGTGCTGAACGAACTACGGAAGCTGGCCGGGTGGAGCAAGGTGCGGGTGAAGGCCTACCACTTCCGCACCGAAGCCGGCCGTGAGGTGGACATCGTGCTGGAGGACGGCAAGGGGCGGATCGTGGGCATCGAGGTGAAGGCCGCCATGGCCGTGGGCAGCAACGATGTGGCCGGGCTGAAGCATCTGCGGGAAGTGGCTGGCGGAAAGTGGCTTCGGGGGCTGTTGCTGCACCCGGGCCTGGGCATCACGCCGTTCGACAAGGACCTCCACGCCGTGCCGCTGAGCGCGTTATGGGAGTGGTAGGCTGCTGGAAATTCGCCACGCTGTGGCGAATTTCCAGCCACATGACAACGCTTACAGCTTCACCACCTCCGCGTCCGCCAGGGCCTGGTACAGCTTCTTGGAGGTGGCCTCGCTCACGTTCACCAGCGGCAGCCGCACCGTGTTCCCACAGATGCCGAGCATCTTCAACGCCTCCTTGATGCCGCCGGGATTGCCCTCCACGAAGAGCAGGTCGATGACCTCGATGAGGCGCAGGTGCTCGCGGCGGGCGGTCTCCAGATCGCCCTTCAGAGCTGCGTTCACCAGGGTGCTGAACTCCTGGGGCAGTGCGTTGCCCACCACGCTGATCACACCCGAGCCGCCCATGGCGATGATGGGCAGGGTGAGCGCATCGTCGCCACTGATGAGCATGAATTCCTTCGGCTTGTGCTTGAGGATGCGGCCCATCTGGTCCAGGTTGGCGCTGGCCTCCTTGATGGCGATGATGTTCTTGAGGTCCCTGGCCAGCCGCAGGGTGGTCTCGGCCGTCATGTTGCTGGCGGTGCGGCCGGGCACGTTGTACAGGATGATGGGCCGCAGGGCCACCTGGGCGATGGCCTTGTAGTGCTGGTAGATGCCCTCCTGCGTGGGCTTGTTGTAATAGGGGCTCACGCTCAGGATGGCGTCCACACCGTCCATGTCGAAGTCCCCCAGCGCTTCGATGACCTCGGCCGTGTTGTTGCCGCCCACGCCCAGCACCACGGGCACGCGGTTGCGGACGAAGCCGATGGTCTGCGCCAGCAGTTCCTTCTTCTCCGCCTTGGTGAGGGTGACGCTCTCACCGGTGGTGCCCATGCTCACCACATAGTCCACGCCGCCGGCGATCTGGTGCTCGATGAGGCGTTCAAGGCCGGCGTAGTCGATGTTGCCTTTGGGCAGGAAGGGGGTCACGAGGGCCACCCCGAGGCCACGGAATCGGTCGTCCATGCACATGCGGCGATGCCGCTAGTTGAGGGAGGGTTGATGGGAGCGGTTGATCATCAGCAGGTAGCGGTCCACCTGCGCGATGAACTGCGGAAGGCTGTTGGCACCGGCCATGTCGATCATCATGTCGAGGAAGTGCCTGTTGGACTCACCGAACCGGCCCACCTTGAACCGGGCCCGGCTTTTGGCGACGATGTACTGCAGGGGCAGGATGTCCTCCAGGGTGAGGTCGATGAGGACCTCGAACTCCTCGGTGATGAAGTTGCTGACCGTGTTGCCGGAAGGGATGCGATACCAGTTGAGCTCCTTCTGGCAGAAGGCATCGAAGTGGAGCTTGGGGGCCATGTAGTACGGAAGGTCCTTGGCATCCACGAAGCCCAAGGCACTGATGCGGTGGATCCCGAGCTCCTCCTTGATCTTCTTCACATAATTGCGCACCTGCTGGTGGGTCTGTTCATCGCGGGCATGATAGACGATGCCCACCTTGGCGGCATCCGCCAGGTTGCGGGCCACGGGGCGGCGGTCCTGGGCGGACCCTTGGATGAGCCGGCGCCTGCCGAGCCATTCCTTGATGCGGTCGAACAGCTTCATTGCCCGATCATGCGGCTGAACTCATCCTCGTCGATCACCGGTACACCGAGCTCATCGGCCTTGGCGCGTTTGGCGGGTCCCATGTCGGCACCGGCGACCACAAAGGTCGTCTTCTTGCTGATGGAACCGCTCACCTTGCCGCCGTGACGTTCGATGGCCTCCTTGATGCCGTCGCGGCTGAAGGTGCGGAAAACGCCGGACACCACGATGCTTTTGCCCGCCAGCCTGTCGCTCACCGGACGGGCCGCGGCGGTGCCTTCGAACTGAACACCGGCCTTGCGCAACCGCTCGATCACCGCGCGGTTGCCCGCGACGGCGAAGAAGTCGAGGATGCTCTCGGCGATCACCTCCCCCACTTCGTCAATGGCGGTGAGCTCCTCCCTGGTCATGGTCATCAGCCGGTCGACGGTGCCCACGGCACGGGCGATCTTCCTGGCCACGGTCTCCCCGACGTGACGGATCCCCAGGGCGAACAGGACCTGCTCGAAGGGCACCGCCTTGCTGGCCGCCACGCCCTCCACCACCTGGCGCGCGCTCTTCTCCCCCCAGCCCTTGCCCAGGGCCAGCAGCTGCTCGATGGTGAGGTCGTACAGATCGGCCACATTGCGAATGAGACCGGCGCGGTACAGTTCATCCACCGTTTCGCCGCCCAGCCCCTCGATGTCCATGGCCTTGCGCGCCACGAAATGCTCGATGCGGCGGGTGATCTGGGGCGGGCACTGGTGTTCATTGGGGCAGTAGTGCTGGGCCTCGCCCTCCAGGCGGATCAATGGCGTGGCGCATTCCGGACAATCGTGCGGAAAGCTGACCCTCTGTGCGTGCGGAAGGCGATGCTCCTTCTCCACCCCCACCACCTGGGGGATGATCTCCCCCGCCTTTTCAACCCTCACCGTGTCGCCCAGGTGCAGATCGAGCCGCTCCAGCTGATCGGCGTTGGTGAAGAGCGAGGCCCGCTTCACCGTGGTTCCGGCGAGCAGCACAGGCTCCAGTTCGGCCACGGGGGTCACCGCACCCGTGCGCCCCACCTGGAAGGTGACCCCGTTGAGCCTGGTGATCGCCTGCTCCGCCTGGAACTTGTAGGCAATGGCCCAGCGGGGGCTCTTGGCCGTGAGGCCCAGTTCCTCCTGCACATCCAAGTCGTCCACCTTCACCACGATCCCATCGATGATGAACTCGAT is a window encoding:
- a CDS encoding 4-hydroxy-tetrahydrodipicolinate synthase; the encoded protein is MDDRFRGLGVALVTPFLPKGNIDYAGLERLIEHQIAGGVDYVVSMGTTGESVTLTKAEKKELLAQTIGFVRNRVPVVLGVGGNNTAEVIEALGDFDMDGVDAILSVSPYYNKPTQEGIYQHYKAIAQVALRPIILYNVPGRTASNMTAETTLRLARDLKNIIAIKEASANLDQMGRILKHKPKEFMLISGDDALTLPIIAMGGSGVISVVGNALPQEFSTLVNAALKGDLETARREHLRLIEVIDLLFVEGNPGGIKEALKMLGICGNTVRLPLVNVSEATSKKLYQALADAEVVKL
- a CDS encoding 3'-5' exonuclease; translated protein: MDFLALDFETATARPDSPCELGIAVVRGGVVRDVRNWLIKPPQWPFFSPHNIAVHGIRPEHVADAPTWPAIWPEVDDLLRDRMVVAHNAAFDMNVLRSTLGAHGIAFTPFEYFCSVSMARKVWPGHRSYGLSAMCAHHGIPLRHHRAGNDAEATAELVLRAIGDRPWFDITQFLHTNRVRIGAFLPGAHRTPGGKLVPVEALR
- the ligA gene encoding NAD-dependent DNA ligase LigA, translated to MHHTADVERIKQLREELELHNHRYYVLAAPTISDQEFDRLLAELERLEAAHPELADPNSPTQRVGGDITKNFPVVAHRAPMLSLSNSYSREEVAEFVARVEKSVGRTRYTMELKYDGVAISLTYRDGELLRGVTRGDGEKGEEITANIRTVRAIPLRLQGDGWPAEFEARGEIIFTRERFARLNAERERAGEELYANPRNTAAGTLKNQDPKLVAARGLDNFIYTLQGDDLPRRSHYANMMMAREWGFKTPPPERRFIEQADDVDGIMAFIDHWDRARHGIEFIIDGIVVKVDDLDVQEELGLTAKSPRWAIAYKFQAEQAITRLNGVTFQVGRTGAVTPVAELEPVLLAGTTVKRASLFTNADQLERLDLHLGDTVRVEKAGEIIPQVVGVEKEHRLPHAQRVSFPHDCPECATPLIRLEGEAQHYCPNEHQCPPQITRRIEHFVARKAMDIEGLGGETVDELYRAGLIRNVADLYDLTIEQLLALGKGWGEKSARQVVEGVAASKAVPFEQVLFALGIRHVGETVARKIARAVGTVDRLMTMTREELTAIDEVGEVIAESILDFFAVAGNRAVIERLRKAGVQFEGTAAARPVSDRLAGKSIVVSGVFRTFSRDGIKEAIERHGGKVSGSISKKTTFVVAGADMGPAKRAKADELGVPVIDEDEFSRMIGQ
- a CDS encoding ATP-binding protein; this encodes MDRSRNLRHAVDIALRDTPVVLVHGARQTGKTTLVKAIARERAARYVTLDDHPTLEAALNDPPAFIQGLGRLAVIDEVQNAPNIFRAIKAAVDRDRKPGRFLLTGSANVLVLPRLGDSLAGRMEILPLHPFAQDELAGRKSTFIDQVFAARPKMTAPTVLERKQIAARVIAGGYPEVMTRKDPARRDAWYGAYITSILQRDVRDISNITGLADLPRLLQALAARSSGLLNLADLSRTLDIPHSTMRRYMALLEATFLSTPLEAWHAHRGRRLVKAPKLHLADSGFAAHLAGIHKPADILHSPSFGPLLETFVLNELRKLAGWSKVRVKAYHFRTEAGREVDIVLEDGKGRIVGIEVKAAMAVGSNDVAGLKHLREVAGGKWLRGLLLHPGLGITPFDKDLHAVPLSALWEW
- a CDS encoding rhomboid family intramembrane serine protease, yielding MQAPDQAAHDPQRRRILTAAILPALAVLMLWVVHLLAGAYGLDLARFGLWPRHAEGLSGIVLAPFIHGDLEHLFNNSVPLFVLGWCLVYFYPRAAGRVTLGIWLLTGLWVWISARADRHIGASGVVYGLAAFLFASGLLRRQRALMAIALLVVFLYGGLIWGVFPIAPRMSWESHLWGGLAGLAMAIVYRKVPPAFLPDRTAESLDEPDGEEGPVTTPAHTPVASRIRIVYEADPGDEVDDEELRWKRELGRRTELDDRSTDSTWPIEGPY
- a CDS encoding META domain-containing protein — translated: MRTLVSLAVALTLMAGTCNEGKDGGGTPGNALARLVGSKWVLQTLNGAPIDQSLGERTPYLQLAEGDKVSGMGGCNQLFGSFTVDGTALKFGELGATKMYCQDTMELEGKFTSALRATGGYSLDGDVLRLMQGDRELAVLRAQ
- a CDS encoding serine hydrolase; its protein translation is MHHAILSAGLVLLGAGPLTGQSLYFPPIGPGAWDTLSPSALGWCPDRIDNLIDFVGSRNTKAFLILKDGKIVLEHYYGTFTQDSLWYWASAGKTLTAMLTGIAQEEGFVDLNQPSSTYLGTGWTNCSPPQEAQITVWNQLTMTSGLDDGVPDDDCTDPACLQYLADAGTRWAYHNAPYTLLDDVIANATGTSFSNYFNTRIRNRIGMDGLWLPLGYNNVYFSRARSMARFGLLALNRGVWANDTILHDTAYFNAMTTPSQGLNESYGYLWWLNGQPSFMLPGLQFVFPGPAMPDAPADMICGLGKNDQLLNVVPSRNMVVVRMGNEAYGSLSVATIFNNEIWQLIEQLPCATAVVEQGPGDGWGLHPNPATDLLRVALPSGMVREDLELLDELGRSIPVRWAGEDLDISDLATGTYVVRIRGERPLVRRFLKH